One window of the Trifolium pratense cultivar HEN17-A07 linkage group LG2, ARS_RC_1.1, whole genome shotgun sequence genome contains the following:
- the LOC123911357 gene encoding uncharacterized protein LOC123911357, with amino-acid sequence MKIKTFIFVLFLCAQILISVVTIELFKDEKQFGVREEFKTKVEINELGKTYWRMGRKPGRGKDKKDVQDPAVGSGSEGNSGEGGVQPIGVESGGEKEIGTDTNE; translated from the exons ATGAAAATCAAGACTTTTATCTTCGTGTTATTTCTTTGTGCACAAATCCTTATCTCTGTTGTGACAATTGAGTTATTCAAAGATGAGAAACaat TTGGGGTAAGAGAAGAATTCAAAACCAAAGTTGAGATAAATGAATTGGGCAAGACCTACTGGAGAATGGGGAGAAAGCCAGGAAGAGGTAAAGACAAAAAAGATGTGCAAGATCCCGCCGTTGGATCAGGCTCAGAAGGAAATAGTGGTGAAGGAGGTGTACAACCCATAGGTGTTGAAAGCGGAGGTGAAAAAGAAATTGGAACTGACACTAATGAATGA